One Acidimicrobiia bacterium genomic window, GTTGGCTACGTTGGAGAGTTCCAGGGTCAGATAGCCGTCGAACCCGGGGTCAACGAAGCCTGCGGTGGAATGAATAAGCAGACCGAGGCGACCCAATGACGACTTTCCCTCCAAGCGGGCGACCACATCATCGCCGAGACGGACCCGCTCGAGGGTCGAGCCGAGCACGAACTCGCCGGGATGCAGCACGAACGGTTCGTCGCCG contains:
- a CDS encoding dCTP deaminase — protein: MIFSDRTIKEAIADGRVSIEPYDESMVQPSSIDLRVDRYFRVFQNHKYPHIDPRSRQEDLTTIVEVAGDEPFVLHPGEFVLGSTLERVRLGDDVVARLEGKSSLGRLGLLIHSTAGFVDPGFDGYLTLELSNVAN